A single Muntiacus reevesi chromosome 9, mMunRee1.1, whole genome shotgun sequence DNA region contains:
- the MS4A1 gene encoding B-lymphocyte antigen CD20, which translates to MTTPRNSMVGAFPAEGPTAMHAAQKVIPRRAPAVAGPTQSFFMREAKALGAVQIMNGLFHIALGSLLLTHKDVYMPICVTLWYPLWGGVMYIISGSLLAAAERNSTQSMLTGRVIMNSLSLFAAISGIIFLIMDIFNMTISHFFKMENLNLIKTQMPYININNCERANPDENNSQSMEYCARIRFVFLSNFAVMMIFAFLQKLVTAGTVENEWKKICSRPKANIVLLSAEEKKEQAIEIKEEVVEQTEVAEQIEISSLPKNEEDIEIIPVQEEEEEEAEMNFPEPPQDQGDSPIENDSVP; encoded by the exons ATGACGACACCCAGGAATTCGATGGTTGGAGCTTTCCCAGCGGAAGGTCCCACTGCCATGCATGCTGCCCAGAAAGTGATTCCCAGGAGGGCGCCTGCAGTGGCGGGCCCCACACAGAGCTTCTTCATGAGGGAAGCGAAGGCTCTGGGG GCTGTCCAGATTATGAACGGGCTGTTCCACATTGCCCTGGGCAGCCTCCTGCTGACCCACAAGGACGTCTACATGCccatctgtgtgaccttgtggTACCCTCTCTGGGGAGGCGTCATG TACATCATTTCTGGATCACTGCTGGCCGCAGCGGAGAGAAACTCCACACAGAGCATG CTCACAGGAAGAGTAATAATGAACTCTTTGAGCCTCTTTGCTGCTATTTCTGGAATAATTTTTTTGATCATGGACATATTTAATATGACAatttcccatttttttaaaatggagaatcTGAACCTTATTAAGACTCAGATGCCATATATTAACATAAACAACTGTGAACGAGCTAACCCTGATGAGAATAACTCTCAGTCCATGGAGTATTGTGCCAGGATACGGTTTGTGTTCTTG agcaATTTCGCAGTGATGATGATCTTTGCCTTCCTCCAGAAACTTGTGACAGCTGGCACTGTTGAGAATGAGTGGAAAAAAATATGCTCCAGACCCAAAGCT AACATCGTTCTCCTGTCagctgaagaaaaaaaggaacaggCGATCGAAATAAAAGAAGAAGTGGTTGAGcagactgaagtggctgagcagaTTGAAATATCTTCCCTACCAAAGAATGAAGAAGACATTGAGATTATTCCAGtccaagaagaagaggaagaagaagcagAAATGAACTTCCCGGAGCCCCCCCAGGATCAGGGAGACTCGCCAATAGAAAACGATAGTGTCCCTTAA